From the genome of Nicotiana sylvestris chromosome 2, ASM39365v2, whole genome shotgun sequence, one region includes:
- the LOC104214016 gene encoding proteasome subunit beta type-1 produces the protein MTKQQANWSPYDNNGGTCVAVAGADYCVIAADTRMSTGYNILTRDYSKIIKLADRCVMASSGFQADVRALQKVLASRNLIYQHQHNKQMSCPAMGQLLSNTLYYKRFFPYYSFNVLGGLDSEGKGCVFTYDAVGSYERVGYSSQGSGSTLIMPFLDNQLKSPSPLLLPAKDAVTPLSESEAIDLVKTCFASATERDIYTGDRLEIVILNANGIRREEMELRKD, from the exons ATGACGAAGCAGCAAGCTAACTGGTCTCCTTATGACAACAATGGAGG AACATGTGTTGCGGTAGCAGGTGCAGATTATTGTGTAATAGCCGCAGATACTAGGATGTCTACTGGCTACAACATTCTAACTCGCGATTACTCCAAGATCATTAAACT CGCGGATAGATGTGTGATGGCCTCCTCTGGATTTCAGGCTGATGTGAGAGCTTTGCAAAAGGTTTTGGCATCCCGGAATCTG ATCTATCAGCATCAGCACAACAAACAGATGAGCTGCCCAGCAATGGGTCAGCTACTATCGAACACGCTATACTACAAACGTTTCTTCCCCTACTACTCCTTCAATGTTTTAGGTGGCCTTGACAGTGAAG GGAAGGGGTGTGTTTTCACATATGATGCTGTTGGATCCTACGAGAGGGTAGGGTACAGTTCTCAAGGTTCAGGTTCAACTCTTATCATGCCTTTCCTGGACAACCAGCTAAAATCTCCCAGCCCTCTCTTGCTGCCTGCCAAG GATGCTGTTACTCCGCTTTCTGAATCAGAAGCCATTGATTTAGTGAAAACATGTTTTGCTTCAGCAACTGAAAGGGATATATACACC GGTGACAGGCTGGAGATAGTCATATTAAACGCGAATGGTATTCGTAGGGAAGAAATGGAGCTCAGAAAAGACTGA